A region from the Corylus avellana chromosome ca7, CavTom2PMs-1.0 genome encodes:
- the LOC132188605 gene encoding large ribosomal subunit protein uL30y: MGEEAVKAVIPESLLKKRKREEDWALAKKQNLEVTKKKNTENRKLIYNRAKKYAEEYEEQEKDLIRLKREAKLKGGFYVDPEAKLLFIVRIRGINAMHPKTRKILQLLRLRQIFNGVFLKVNKATMNMLHRVEPYVTYGYPNLKSVRELIYKRGYGKLNKQRTALIDNSIIEQALGKYGIICTEDLIHEIMSVGPHFKEANNFLWPFKLKAPLGGLKKKRNHYVEGGDAGNRENYINELIRRMN, from the exons ATGGGTGAAGAGGCAGTCAAGGCAGTGATTCCAGAGTCACTCttaaagaagaggaagagggaaGAAGATTGGGCTTTGGCAAAGAAACAAAATCTTGAAGTgacaaaaaagaagaacacTGAGAACCGAAAGCTAATTTACAATAGAGCCAAGAAGTATGCGGAGGAGTATGAGGAGCAG GAGAAGGATCTGATTAGACTGAAGCGAGAGGCGAAGTTGAAAGGAGGATTTTATGTTGACCCTGAGGCTAAGTTATTGTTCATCGTTCGTATTCGTGG TATCAATGCCATGCACCCAAAGACGAGAAAGATTTTGCAACTCTTGCGTCTTAGACAG ATCTTCAATGGTGTCTTTTTGAAAGTGAACAAGGCCACAATGAATATGCTTCATAGGGTTGAGCCTTACGTGACTTATGG ATATCCCAACTTGAAGAGTGTGAGAGAACTGATTTATAAGAGGGGATATGGAAAATTGAACAAGCAGAGAACTGCTTTGATTGACAACTCCATAATTGAACAG GCTCTGGGCAAGTATGGCATTATCTGCACGGAAGATCTCATCCATGAGATCATGTCAGTTGGACCTCACTTTAAGGAGGCAAACAATTTCCTGTGGCCATTTAAGCTCAAGGCACCCTTGGGTGGtctaaagaagaaaaggaacCACTATGTCGAGGGAGGAGATGCAGGAAATCGTGAGAACTACATCAATGAGCTAATCAGGAGGATGAATTAG